A section of the Humulus lupulus chromosome 2, drHumLupu1.1, whole genome shotgun sequence genome encodes:
- the LOC133816225 gene encoding uncharacterized protein LOC133816225: SSRSSSSSSSSSSSSSSSSSSSSSSSSSSSSSGSSSGSSSSSSSSSSSSSSSSSSSSSSSSSSSSSSCSSSSSSSSSSSSSSSDSSSSSSSSSSSSSSSSSSSSSSSSSSSSSSSSSSSSSSSSSSSSSSSSSSSSSSSSSSSSSSSSSSSSRSSSSSSRSSSSSSRSSSSISSSSSSSSRRSSSSSRRSSSSSSSSSSSSSSNSSSSSSSSSSSSSCSN, from the exons agtagtagaagtagtagtagtagtagtagtagtagtagtagtagtagtagtagtagtagtagtagtagtagtagtagtagtagtagtagtagtagtggtagtagtagtggtagtagtagtagtagtagtagtagtagtagtagtagtagtagtagtagtagtagtagtagtagtagtagtagtagtagtagtagtagtagttg tagtagcagcagcagcagtagcagcagcagtagtagcagcagcagtgatagcagcagcagtagcagcagcagcagtagcagtagcagcagcagcagtagcagcagcagcagtagtagcagcagcagtagcagcagcagtagtagcagtagcagtagtagcagcagcagtagtagcagcagtagtagtagcagcagtagcagtagtagcagcagtagcagcagcagtagcagtagcagtagtagtagcagcagtaggagtagtagtagcagtagtaggagcagtagtagtagcagtaggagtagtagtagcattagtagtagtagtagtagtagcagtaggaggagtagcagtagcagtaggaggagtagcagtagca gtagcagtagcagtagcagcagcagcagcaacagcagtagcagtagcagtagcagcagcagcagcagcagctgtagcaac
- the LOC133814577 gene encoding uncharacterized protein LOC133814577, giving the protein SSSSSSSSSSSSSSSSSSSSSSSSSSSSSSSSSSSSSSSSSSSSSSSSSSSSSSSSISSSSSSCSSSSSSSSSSSSSSSSSSSSSSSSSSSSISSSSSSSSSSSSSSSSSSSSSSRSSRSSSRSSRSSSSSSSSSSSSSSSSSSSSSSSSSSSSSSSSSSSSSSSSSSSRNSNSSSSSSSSRNSSSSSSSSSSSSSSSSSSSSSSSSSSNSSSSISSSSSSSSGGSSGGSRGGSSGAYADISQL; this is encoded by the coding sequence agtagcagtagcagtagtagtagtagtagtagcagtagtagtagtagcagtagcagtagcagtagcagtagcagtagtagtagtagcagtagtagtagtagtagcagtagtagtagtagtagtagcagtagcagtagcagtagcagtagcagtagtagtagtagtagtattagtagtagtagtagtagttgcagtagcagtagtagtagtagtagtagcagtagcagtagcagtagcagtagtagtagtagtagtagtagcagtagtagcagtagtatcagtagtagcagtagtagtagtagtagtagcagtagtagcagtagtagcagtagtagtagtagtagcagaagtagtagaagtagtagtagaagcagtagaagtagtagtagtagtagcagtagtagtagtagtagtagcagtagtagcagtagcagtagcagtagcagtagcagtagcagtagcagtagcagtagcagtagcagtagcagtagcagtagcagtagcagtagaaacagtaacagtagcagtagtagcagtagcagtaggaacagtagcagtagcagtagtagcagtagcagtagcagtagcagtagcagtagcagtagcagtagcagtagcagtagcagtaatagtagtagtagtatcagtagcagtagcagtagcagtagtggtgGCAGTAGTGGTGGCAGTAGAGGTGgcagtagtggtg